A genome region from uncultured Desulfovibrio sp. includes the following:
- a CDS encoding YkgJ family cysteine cluster protein, with amino-acid sequence MADDDTLCPDEAAGPLEELTAEQTFRFSCHPGISCFNRCCHDLALPLTPYDVMRLCAHLGMDGETFLERYAAVRTFPETGFPLPFLLMDDVEGAPCPFVGPEGCTVYADRPGACRSYPLGRGTRMGRDGIEERHYLVREAHCRGFAAGPLWTPPNWQKSQGLETYNAFNDRYMRLMTMVQASGRPLEASLSTLALLCLYQLEAFRGIIREKKLLAHVEVDAQRARAVLTDSAATLEFGLDWLELVIFGRCPHLAPRRGDSAGT; translated from the coding sequence ATGGCTGATGACGACACCCTGTGCCCGGACGAAGCGGCCGGGCCGCTGGAGGAACTGACGGCGGAGCAGACCTTCCGCTTTTCCTGCCATCCCGGCATATCCTGCTTCAATCGCTGCTGCCATGATCTGGCCCTGCCCCTGACGCCCTATGATGTCATGCGCCTGTGCGCGCATCTGGGCATGGACGGCGAGACCTTTCTGGAGCGCTATGCCGCGGTGCGCACCTTTCCCGAAACGGGCTTTCCGCTGCCGTTTCTCCTCATGGATGACGTGGAGGGTGCGCCCTGTCCCTTTGTGGGGCCGGAGGGCTGCACCGTCTATGCCGACAGGCCCGGCGCCTGCCGCAGCTATCCGCTGGGGCGGGGAACGCGGATGGGCCGTGACGGTATTGAGGAACGGCACTATCTGGTCCGCGAGGCGCACTGCCGCGGCTTTGCGGCCGGTCCGCTCTGGACGCCGCCCAACTGGCAGAAAAGTCAGGGACTGGAAACCTACAATGCCTTCAATGACCGCTACATGCGGCTCATGACCATGGTGCAGGCGTCGGGGCGCCCGCTGGAGGCCAGCCTGTCCACCCTGGCCCTGCTGTGCCTGTATCAGCTGGAAGCCTTCCGCGGCATCATCAGGGAAAAGAAGCTGCTTGCCCATGTGGAGGTGGATGCCCAGCGCGCCCGTGCCGTGCTGACGGACAGCGCCGCCACCCTGGAATTCGGGCTGGACTGGCTGGAGCTGGTTATCTTCGGGCGTTGTCCGCATCTTGCCCCACGTCGCGGGGACAGCGCGGGCACGTAG
- a CDS encoding pyridoxamine 5'-phosphate oxidase family protein has translation MQAKLRTDAAFYDDVFAKLETLYVSFSGEEYPYVLPLNAVWLDGHLYAHTGLKGHKLDCLARDARVGFAGAVDVTIAREHSTAYFRSISGHGRMSLVTDDAEKIRVLDAMSDHYQARCPRPTPPAALRRVNVLRIDIEEMCGKDRLPD, from the coding sequence ATGCAGGCGAAATTGCGTACGGACGCTGCCTTTTATGATGACGTTTTTGCCAAGCTGGAAACCCTGTACGTATCCTTTTCCGGCGAGGAATATCCCTATGTGCTGCCCCTCAATGCCGTCTGGCTGGACGGGCACCTCTATGCCCACACCGGCCTCAAGGGGCACAAGCTGGACTGTCTGGCCCGTGATGCCCGGGTGGGCTTTGCCGGCGCGGTGGATGTGACCATCGCCCGCGAGCACAGCACGGCCTATTTCCGCAGCATCAGCGGACACGGCCGCATGTCGCTGGTGACGGATGATGCGGAAAAGATACGGGTGCTGGACGCCATGAGCGATCATTATCAGGCGCGCTGTCCCCGCCCCACGCCCCCGGCCGCGCTGCGCCGGGTCAATGTGCTGCGCATTGACATCGAGGAAATGTGCGGCAAGGACCGCCTCCCCGACTAG
- a CDS encoding HD-GYP domain-containing protein: MQRIHHITRHLLLHTPLGQGLDAETIEQIALAAIMHDVGKIAITDSILNKPGALTAEEFEIMKRHTILGAELLQKIPQLHEHPAFAYAYDIARHHHERWDGRGYPDGLKGDEISLWAQIVSLADVYDALLSERCYKKPFSREKTLRMIKEKQCGIFNPRLLECFFAAEHDLYVFYA, from the coding sequence GTGCAGCGCATCCACCACATTACACGCCATCTGCTGCTGCACACCCCCCTCGGGCAGGGCCTGGATGCGGAAACCATCGAGCAGATTGCCCTTGCCGCCATTATGCACGATGTGGGAAAGATCGCCATTACCGATTCCATCCTGAACAAGCCCGGAGCGCTCACTGCCGAAGAATTCGAAATCATGAAGCGACATACCATCCTGGGGGCGGAGCTGCTGCAAAAAATTCCCCAGCTGCATGAGCACCCGGCCTTTGCCTATGCCTACGACATTGCCCGCCACCATCATGAGCGCTGGGATGGCAGAGGCTATCCCGACGGACTGAAGGGGGATGAAATCAGCTTGTGGGCGCAAATCGTTTCCCTTGCCGACGTCTACGATGCGCTGCTGAGCGAACGCTGCTACAAAAAACCCTTCAGCCGTGAAAAGACCCTGCGCATGATCAAGGAAAAACAGTGCGGCATCTTCAATCCCCGTCTTCTGGAATGCTTCTTTGCCGCAGAACATGACCTCTACGTGTTCTACGCGTAG
- a CDS encoding thiazole synthase: protein MEDKLVIGGVELKSRLFIGTGKYSADKLIPGVCEASGAEVITVAMRRVEKGQQGIVAHIPQSMRLLPNTSGARTAEEAVRLARLARAAGCGDWIKIEVISDVRHLLPDGYETARATEMLVKEGFTVLPYINPDLYVARACANAGAAAIMPLGAPIGTNRGLRTREMIGILIEEMDLPIVVDAGIGRPSQACEAMEMGAAACLVNTAIASSADPVRMALAFRAAVEAGHNAWLAGAGVVKAPGEAAEASSPLTGFLR, encoded by the coding sequence GTGGAAGACAAGCTCGTTATCGGCGGCGTGGAACTGAAGAGCCGCCTGTTTATCGGTACGGGAAAATACAGCGCTGACAAGCTCATTCCCGGCGTCTGCGAGGCCAGCGGAGCGGAAGTGATCACCGTGGCCATGCGGCGCGTGGAAAAGGGGCAGCAGGGCATTGTGGCCCATATTCCCCAGAGCATGCGCCTTCTGCCCAATACTTCCGGCGCCCGCACTGCGGAAGAGGCCGTGCGCCTGGCCCGTCTGGCCCGCGCCGCCGGCTGTGGCGACTGGATCAAGATTGAAGTGATTTCCGATGTGCGCCACCTGCTGCCCGACGGCTACGAAACCGCCAGAGCCACCGAAATGCTGGTCAAGGAAGGCTTTACCGTTCTGCCCTACATCAATCCCGATCTGTATGTGGCCCGGGCCTGCGCCAATGCCGGGGCCGCCGCCATCATGCCCCTGGGGGCGCCCATCGGCACCAATCGCGGCCTGCGCACCAGGGAAATGATCGGCATCCTCATCGAGGAAATGGACCTGCCCATTGTGGTGGATGCGGGCATCGGCCGTCCTTCCCAGGCCTGCGAGGCCATGGAAATGGGGGCCGCCGCCTGCCTGGTGAATACGGCCATTGCCTCTTCCGCCGATCCGGTGCGCATGGCGCTGGCCTTCCGGGCCGCTGTGGAAGCCGGCCACAATGCCTGGCTGGCCGGTGCCGGGGTGGTCAAGGCGCCGGGTGAAGCTGCCGAAGCCTCGTCGCCGCTTACCGGTTTTCTGCGTTAG
- the thiS gene encoding sulfur carrier protein ThiS, whose protein sequence is MQLTVNGQDGDYADNMSVADLLHERGHDAAVVVVERNGEIVPAADFATTRLCAGDVLELVQFVGGG, encoded by the coding sequence ATGCAGCTGACAGTCAATGGACAAGATGGAGACTATGCCGACAACATGAGCGTGGCCGACCTGCTGCATGAGCGTGGCCACGATGCTGCCGTTGTGGTGGTGGAGCGCAACGGGGAAATTGTCCCCGCGGCGGATTTCGCCACCACGCGCCTGTGTGCCGGAGATGTGCTGGAACTGGTGCAGTTCGTGGGCGGCGGCTAG
- the thiF gene encoding sulfur carrier protein ThiS adenylyltransferase ThiF — MLLRRGLTRYLSPEQLERLRSVRVGVAGAGGLGSNAALMLARSGVEHFLLLDHDVVEASNLNRQQYWPRHVGRPKVDCLAELLHELNPAVQTDCRQLRLGPDNLPDLLPLCPVWLEALDGAADKRLLVEQAMLGERWVASASGMGGYNGAPMQKRALGRLMLVGDFTTDILQAPPLAPRVTEAAALLADAALTIILDRDWQTA, encoded by the coding sequence ATGCTGTTGCGGCGCGGTCTGACGCGCTATCTTTCCCCGGAGCAGCTGGAACGTCTGCGTAGCGTGCGCGTGGGCGTGGCCGGTGCGGGGGGGCTGGGGTCCAATGCGGCGCTCATGCTGGCCCGCAGCGGGGTGGAGCATTTTCTGCTGCTGGATCATGATGTGGTGGAGGCTTCCAACCTCAACCGCCAGCAGTACTGGCCGCGCCATGTGGGCCGCCCCAAGGTGGACTGCCTGGCCGAACTGCTGCACGAACTCAATCCCGCCGTGCAGACGGATTGCCGTCAGCTCCGCCTGGGGCCGGACAATCTGCCCGATCTGCTGCCCCTGTGCCCCGTGTGGCTGGAAGCCCTGGACGGCGCGGCGGACAAGCGCCTGCTGGTGGAACAGGCCATGCTCGGGGAGCGCTGGGTGGCCAGCGCCTCGGGCATGGGCGGCTACAACGGGGCGCCCATGCAGAAGCGTGCCCTGGGCCGGCTCATGCTGGTGGGGGATTTTACCACCGATATTTTGCAGGCGCCGCCGCTGGCGCCGCGCGTTACCGAGGCGGCTGCCCTGCTGGCTGATGCGGCCCTGACCATTATTCTGGACAGGGACTGGCAGACCGCCTGA
- a CDS encoding response regulator: MNNAPKTSLNQWNALKADDNRMLIVDDDAINRELLDLIFSSFYTTEHAANGREALTALLAAPQKYCALLLDVVMPEMSGMAVLHAMASRGLTQKIPVFLITGDASDTVINAAYELGVMDVISKPIMSRVVQRRINSVVELFRAREALSSKV, translated from the coding sequence ATGAATAACGCACCCAAAACATCGCTGAATCAATGGAATGCCCTGAAGGCGGACGACAACCGCATGCTCATTGTCGACGATGATGCCATCAATCGGGAACTGCTTGACCTCATCTTTTCTTCCTTCTATACGACGGAGCATGCCGCCAATGGCCGGGAAGCACTGACGGCCCTGCTTGCGGCACCGCAGAAATACTGTGCCCTGCTTCTGGATGTGGTCATGCCGGAAATGAGCGGCATGGCTGTGCTGCATGCCATGGCATCCCGCGGACTGACCCAGAAGATTCCCGTCTTCCTCATCACCGGCGATGCCAGTGACACGGTCATCAATGCGGCCTACGAGCTGGGCGTCATGGACGTGATCAGCAAGCCCATCATGTCCCGTGTGGTGCAGCGCAGAATCAATTCCGTGGTGGAACTGTTCCGCGCACGCGAGGCCCTGAGCAGCAAGGTGTAA
- the thiH gene encoding 2-iminoacetate synthase ThiH, with the protein MENFQQFLEKWPRERRAELAANATEEQVLAALRKDSLQPADFMALLSPAAAPHLEDMAQRAHELTLRYFGRAVNLFTPLYISDVCTNQCRYCGFNANNTQPRRHLTLDEVEEEGRAIAKMGLQHVLVLTGEAPKLSSPEYIAGAARRLKPMFASVGVEVYSLTEEQYRLLVDAGVDGMTMFQETYNPELYAWLHPAGPKKDYGFRLNAPERAARAGMRSLGVGALLGLDEFVQDAFCTGLHAWWLIRNYPGVDVGVSIPRICSHEGSFDIPHAVNDRQFVQYVTAVRCFLPRAGITCSSRESAFMRNHLVPLGVTRVSAGVSTAVGGHAGEADNSGQFDITDHRSVEQMTDALASIGYQAVIKDWEHPVACV; encoded by the coding sequence ATGGAAAATTTTCAGCAGTTTCTGGAAAAATGGCCGCGTGAACGCCGGGCGGAGCTGGCCGCCAATGCCACCGAGGAACAGGTGCTGGCCGCCCTGCGCAAGGACAGCCTGCAACCCGCCGACTTCATGGCCCTGCTGTCGCCCGCCGCGGCGCCGCATCTGGAAGACATGGCCCAGCGCGCCCATGAACTGACCCTGCGCTACTTTGGCCGCGCCGTGAACCTGTTCACGCCGCTCTATATTTCCGATGTCTGCACCAATCAGTGCCGCTACTGCGGCTTCAATGCCAATAATACGCAGCCCCGCCGGCATCTGACCCTGGACGAGGTGGAAGAAGAGGGGCGCGCCATCGCCAAGATGGGCCTGCAGCATGTGCTGGTGCTCACCGGCGAGGCACCCAAGCTCTCCTCGCCGGAATACATCGCCGGGGCGGCCCGCCGCCTCAAGCCCATGTTTGCCTCTGTGGGTGTGGAAGTCTACTCCCTTACCGAAGAGCAGTACCGCCTGCTGGTGGACGCGGGCGTGGACGGCATGACCATGTTTCAGGAAACCTACAATCCTGAACTCTATGCCTGGCTGCATCCCGCCGGCCCCAAGAAGGACTACGGCTTCCGCCTCAATGCGCCGGAACGCGCGGCCCGCGCGGGCATGCGCTCGCTGGGCGTGGGCGCGCTGCTGGGTCTGGACGAATTTGTGCAGGATGCCTTCTGCACCGGCCTGCATGCCTGGTGGCTCATCCGCAACTATCCCGGCGTGGACGTGGGGGTTTCCATCCCGCGCATCTGCTCGCACGAAGGCAGCTTTGACATTCCCCATGCGGTCAATGACCGGCAGTTCGTGCAGTATGTGACTGCCGTGCGCTGCTTCCTGCCGCGGGCGGGCATCACCTGTTCCAGCCGCGAAAGCGCCTTCATGCGCAACCACCTGGTGCCCCTGGGGGTGACCCGCGTTTCCGCCGGGGTGTCCACGGCCGTGGGCGGGCATGCCGGCGAGGCGGACAATTCCGGCCAGTTCGACATTACCGACCACCGCAGCGTGGAACAGATGACCGATGCCCTGGCCAGCATCGGCTATCAGGCCGTGATCAAGGACTGGGAACACCCGGTGGCCTGCGTCTAG